One Lysinibacillus sp. OF-1 DNA segment encodes these proteins:
- a CDS encoding AraC family transcriptional regulator, translating into MNYDAYMLLWQNAFIQLKQIDYINKSDVHVSKVLTYSSFLIVTGGGAQVVIDDQPYHVQRFSIFHIGKSQCLQITAQQSVSYFLISYKGDVMYKDAFMQHLHMHYQPFQTHFSCVPANPIVIHSILQDMYSKWQSGSIQEHLSVRASFYELVYHVFRELSEGQGKPHEMDKAEAARLFIKQHIHQPLSIQTLADMLQISTRHLLRIFKARYEIGPQIYLQQLRIEQAKQYLLTNQYGIKEIAISLGFEDEYYFSRAFKKATNMAPSSFRLKYTASMSEIAITNENHFQYNNNQLAQAKRFENGENEIMMRKMIQHIKLPFLLSLIVLLAACNEDTSQSKVDEQTSSDTAETRTVTDDSGREVEIPVKAERIVTDWYLGQILALDVVPVGGVTANLDYAAFLKQHYKDGEITNIGTDGKVSLEKVLELKPDLIITWNVEDVAKYEKIAPTIVFAEDAHQSAIEEIKAMGNYLGRQAEAENFTKEFEDRIAKAKEKIMDVTPEGSTFTIYEMFEKNATIVGQSSVSGGRALYQILGMKPQEKVQEIFDTKEASNGRYEISYEVVGDYVGDYNFMINFFNKDGQLPATWTNLDVVKNNQVLELPSEYYFASDPLSGLHQAEELADKIVDFTKAQQQ; encoded by the coding sequence ATGAATTATGACGCTTATATGCTTCTTTGGCAAAATGCATTTATCCAGTTGAAGCAAATCGATTACATAAATAAATCAGATGTTCATGTGTCAAAGGTTTTAACATATAGCTCGTTTCTTATTGTCACAGGAGGTGGTGCACAGGTTGTCATTGATGATCAACCCTATCACGTGCAGCGCTTCAGTATTTTTCATATAGGAAAATCTCAATGCCTTCAGATTACAGCACAACAGAGTGTTAGCTACTTTCTCATTAGCTATAAGGGGGATGTCATGTACAAAGATGCTTTTATGCAACATTTGCACATGCATTATCAACCATTTCAAACACATTTTTCATGTGTACCCGCTAATCCGATCGTCATTCACAGTATCCTTCAAGATATGTACAGTAAATGGCAATCTGGTTCCATTCAGGAGCATTTATCTGTAAGGGCCTCCTTCTATGAGCTTGTCTATCATGTCTTTCGAGAATTATCGGAAGGGCAAGGTAAACCACATGAGATGGATAAGGCAGAAGCTGCACGATTGTTTATTAAGCAACACATTCATCAACCACTATCTATACAGACATTAGCAGATATGCTTCAGATTAGTACACGGCATTTATTACGCATCTTTAAAGCGCGTTATGAAATAGGTCCACAAATTTATTTACAGCAATTGAGAATAGAGCAAGCTAAGCAGTATTTATTAACCAATCAATATGGCATTAAAGAAATTGCCATTTCTCTTGGTTTTGAAGATGAATATTATTTTAGTCGTGCTTTTAAAAAAGCAACAAATATGGCTCCAAGTAGCTTTAGGCTGAAATATACAGCTAGTATGTCCGAAATTGCCATTACAAATGAGAATCATTTTCAATACAATAATAATCAGCTCGCGCAAGCAAAACGATTTGAGAATGGAGAAAATGAAATCATGATGAGAAAGATGATTCAGCATATAAAGCTACCTTTTTTACTAAGCCTGATTGTTTTACTGGCAGCATGTAATGAAGATACGAGCCAATCTAAGGTTGACGAACAAACTTCGTCTGATACGGCAGAGACTAGAACCGTAACAGATGATAGTGGACGCGAAGTTGAAATTCCAGTGAAGGCAGAGAGAATCGTAACCGATTGGTATCTTGGGCAAATTTTAGCGTTAGATGTTGTACCAGTTGGAGGCGTAACGGCTAACCTTGATTATGCAGCTTTCTTAAAGCAACACTATAAGGATGGGGAAATTACGAATATTGGTACAGATGGTAAGGTATCATTAGAAAAAGTTTTAGAGTTAAAGCCAGACTTGATTATTACTTGGAATGTGGAAGATGTAGCAAAATATGAAAAAATTGCCCCGACAATTGTCTTCGCTGAAGATGCTCATCAATCAGCGATTGAGGAAATTAAGGCAATGGGAAATTACTTAGGAAGACAAGCAGAGGCTGAAAACTTTACAAAAGAATTTGAAGACCGTATAGCAAAAGCTAAGGAAAAAATCATGGATGTGACTCCAGAAGGATCCACATTTACTATTTATGAAATGTTTGAAAAAAATGCAACAATTGTGGGGCAATCAAGTGTATCAGGCGGTAGAGCACTCTATCAAATTTTGGGTATGAAACCTCAAGAAAAGGTGCAGGAGATTTTTGATACAAAGGAAGCAAGTAATGGACGTTATGAGATTTCCTATGAAGTAGTAGGTGATTATGTAGGTGACTATAACTTCATGATTAATTTCTTTAACAAAGATGGCCAGTTGCCAGCAACGTGGACAAATTTAGATGTCGTTAAAAATAATCAAGTATTAGAGCTTCCATCTGAATATTATTTTGCTTCTGATCCGCTCTCTGGCTTACATCAAGCTGAAGAACTAGCTGACAAAATAGTTGATTTTACGAAGGCTCAGCAACAATAA
- the rho gene encoding transcription termination factor Rho: protein MSTLTIAQLENMTLKELYALARQYKISYYSKLTKKELIFAILKTRSEQEGYFFMEGVLEIVSQEGFGFLRPINYSPSKEDIYISASQIRRFDLRNGDKVSGKVRPPKENERYYGLLQVDAVNGEDPEVAKERVHFPALTPLYPDRQIKLETTQRNLSTRIMDLVAPVGFGQRGLIVAPPKAGKTSLLKEIANAITTNHPEAELIVLLIDERPEEVTDIERSVNADVVSSTFDEVPENHVKVAEIVLERARRLVEHKRDVIILMDSITRLARAFNLVIPPSGRTLSGGIDPAAFHRPKRFFGSARNIEEGGSLTILATALVDTGSRMDEVIYEEFKGTGNLELHLDRQLAERRIFPALDIRRSGTRKEELLLEPEQLEKLWAIRKTFSDAPDFAERFLKKLRTTKSNEEFFEKLNEDMKKATKGKGLL, encoded by the coding sequence ATGTCTACATTGACAATCGCTCAATTAGAAAACATGACGTTAAAAGAGCTTTACGCCCTCGCACGCCAATATAAAATTTCATATTATAGCAAGCTAACGAAAAAAGAATTAATATTTGCTATTTTGAAAACGCGTTCAGAGCAAGAGGGCTATTTCTTTATGGAAGGCGTATTAGAAATTGTTTCGCAAGAGGGCTTTGGCTTCCTACGACCAATAAACTACTCACCAAGTAAAGAAGATATTTATATTTCTGCATCTCAAATCCGTCGCTTTGACCTACGTAATGGGGACAAGGTGTCTGGGAAGGTGCGACCACCGAAGGAAAATGAACGCTATTACGGCCTTTTACAAGTAGATGCTGTCAATGGCGAAGATCCTGAAGTAGCAAAGGAACGTGTGCATTTCCCTGCATTAACACCTTTATATCCTGATCGACAAATTAAGCTTGAAACAACACAGCGCAATTTATCAACACGTATAATGGATTTAGTGGCTCCTGTAGGTTTTGGTCAGCGTGGTTTAATCGTTGCACCACCAAAGGCAGGGAAAACATCTTTATTAAAAGAAATTGCAAACGCTATTACAACCAATCATCCAGAAGCTGAATTAATTGTCTTGCTGATTGATGAACGTCCTGAGGAAGTGACAGATATTGAACGTTCTGTAAATGCAGATGTTGTCAGCTCAACATTTGATGAAGTACCAGAGAATCACGTGAAAGTGGCAGAAATTGTATTAGAACGTGCACGCCGTTTAGTTGAACATAAGCGTGATGTTATCATTTTAATGGACTCTATCACGCGTTTAGCACGTGCTTTTAACTTAGTCATTCCGCCAAGTGGACGTACACTTTCAGGTGGTATTGATCCTGCTGCTTTCCATAGACCAAAACGTTTCTTTGGTTCAGCTCGTAATATTGAAGAAGGCGGTAGCTTAACAATTTTAGCAACAGCTTTAGTCGATACAGGCTCTCGTATGGATGAAGTCATCTATGAAGAATTTAAAGGTACAGGTAACTTAGAGCTTCATCTAGACCGTCAGTTGGCGGAGCGCCGTATTTTCCCTGCGCTTGATATTCGCCGCTCAGGTACACGTAAAGAAGAGCTTCTTCTTGAGCCAGAACAGCTTGAAAAACTATGGGCGATCCGTAAAACATTTTCAGATGCGCCTGATTTTGCAGAGCGCTTCCTGAAAAAGCTGCGCACGACAAAATCAAATGAAGAATTTTTTGAGAAATTGAACGAAGATATGAAAAAAGCCACAAAAGGTAAGGGGCTACTTTAA
- a CDS encoding response regulator: protein MKRLLIVDDQQGIRLLLNEVLKKEGYLTYLAANGSEALKYADEQQMDCVLLDMKIPGMDGIEILKRLKEKFPKLPVFMMTAYGELDVVQEALELGAIRYFTKPFDIFEVRDEVNKALQV from the coding sequence GTGAAACGATTACTAATTGTCGATGATCAGCAGGGAATTCGTTTACTTTTAAATGAAGTGTTGAAAAAGGAAGGTTATCTTACATATTTAGCGGCTAATGGTTCAGAGGCATTAAAATATGCAGATGAGCAACAGATGGATTGTGTTTTACTGGATATGAAGATTCCAGGGATGGACGGTATTGAAATCTTGAAACGCTTAAAAGAAAAATTTCCGAAGTTACCTGTATTTATGATGACAGCATATGGCGAATTGGATGTAGTGCAAGAAGCTTTAGAATTAGGAGCTATTCGTTACTTTACAAAACCATTTGATATTTTTGAGGTGCGAGATGAAGTAAATAAGGCTTTACAGGTGTAA
- a CDS encoding UDP-N-acetylglucosamine 1-carboxyvinyltransferase: protein MDVYKITGENRLRGTIKVSGAKNSAVALIPASILANSPVTIGGIPEISDAWTLKALLEEIGGEVSFEDGTMTIDPTDMIALPLPNGNVKKLRASYYLMGAMLGRFKKAVIGLPGGCFLGPRPIDQHIKGFEALGAKITNEHGAIYLRADELIGAKIYLDVASVGATINIMLAAVLAKGRTVIENAAKEPEIIDVATLLTNMGANIKGAGTSVIRIEGVEELHGTEHTIIPDRIEASTFLIMAAAVGDGITIDNVIPLHLEAIIAKLREMGVKIEIGEESIYVPKTDLSTLQAVDVKTLVYPGFPTDIQQPLAVLMSQAFGSSKVTDTIYTARFKHIDELRRMNADARVEGNTAIIKGPSKLHGSTVTATDLRAGAALVLAGLLAEGETEVQDIYHIERGYSSLIEKLRDLGADIRRETIMARVAETKE, encoded by the coding sequence ATGGATGTTTATAAAATTACTGGCGAAAATCGTCTACGAGGTACAATTAAAGTTAGTGGTGCAAAAAATAGTGCAGTCGCCTTAATTCCTGCATCAATTTTGGCGAACTCTCCAGTGACTATTGGGGGGATACCCGAAATTTCAGATGCTTGGACGTTAAAGGCTTTATTAGAGGAAATTGGTGGAGAAGTTTCATTTGAGGATGGCACAATGACAATTGATCCTACAGATATGATTGCATTGCCTTTACCAAATGGAAACGTGAAAAAGTTACGCGCTTCTTATTATTTAATGGGTGCTATGCTTGGACGTTTTAAGAAAGCAGTCATAGGGTTACCTGGAGGCTGCTTTTTAGGACCACGACCAATTGACCAACATATAAAAGGCTTTGAGGCATTGGGAGCTAAAATTACCAATGAACATGGAGCCATCTATTTACGTGCAGATGAATTGATTGGGGCAAAAATTTATTTAGATGTAGCAAGTGTTGGGGCAACGATTAATATTATGTTAGCAGCAGTGCTTGCAAAGGGACGGACTGTCATTGAAAATGCCGCAAAGGAGCCTGAAATCATCGATGTAGCGACACTTCTGACGAATATGGGGGCCAATATTAAAGGTGCAGGTACAAGTGTCATCCGTATTGAAGGTGTAGAAGAGCTACATGGTACCGAGCATACGATTATACCAGATCGCATTGAAGCATCTACATTTTTGATAATGGCTGCAGCAGTTGGTGATGGTATTACCATTGATAACGTTATTCCACTGCATTTAGAAGCGATTATCGCAAAGCTTCGTGAAATGGGTGTGAAAATCGAAATTGGTGAAGAAAGTATTTATGTACCAAAAACAGATCTCTCGACATTACAGGCAGTGGATGTCAAAACGCTGGTATACCCCGGATTCCCAACGGACATTCAGCAGCCACTTGCGGTGTTAATGTCACAGGCATTCGGTTCTTCTAAAGTAACAGATACTATTTATACAGCTCGATTTAAACATATTGATGAGCTTCGTCGTATGAATGCAGATGCTCGTGTAGAAGGAAATACAGCTATTATTAAAGGGCCGAGTAAATTACATGGCTCAACGGTAACAGCTACAGATCTTCGCGCGGGTGCAGCTTTAGTTTTAGCTGGTCTCTTAGCTGAAGGCGAAACAGAGGTTCAGGATATCTATCATATTGAACGTGGCTATAGCTCACTTATTGAGAAATTACGTGATTTAGGCGCTGATATTCGACGTGAAACAATCATGGCACGTGTAGCTGAGACAAAGGAATAA
- a CDS encoding TcaA 3rd/4th domain-containing protein codes for MRFCISCGEKNSEEVLYCTNCGNSLSDVQDKTSMKIEPKLSAQKKHRKKMTKKQKWIFSISSVLLLVLAITHFVLSSIYEPTKQISAMNDAYNNQDKDAFFQEFEVKEGTVADAQNFYAIVKEYGWTNLRNQLTYEVERIMNNENPDIIYNGGEFISVHSKPILFGLYDRVEFIIIPTEVFIYAPFKNMTLQFGDKEIVSKSDEENVGFGHYIPGEYAWSYSYEGGYIPLADEGKLMLEAQADNIAQIDVDWGFQTVSVDSDLEDAILYVNGKSTEKKVSELRELYPAKLNSKIEVYAQSQDKDGKTVKSDVLPLDSDTIYLPFEHIRTEQKLAEHEDIIRDIYKNFRSDYSSAIRYTNFDYIGDYFREGSKIKKDYAKFVTDHDNIPGYNYEFLLNEIISFNTLSDKQFELQSYETFNYSSDKEGSINYERKKKYIFSFENGKYFIDEIVDLDTKKTKL; via the coding sequence ATGAGATTTTGCATAAGTTGTGGTGAAAAAAATAGTGAAGAAGTATTGTATTGTACAAATTGTGGCAATAGTCTTAGCGATGTACAAGATAAAACATCTATGAAAATTGAACCAAAACTAAGTGCTCAAAAGAAGCATCGTAAAAAAATGACTAAAAAACAGAAATGGATATTTTCTATCTCAAGTGTCCTACTATTAGTTCTTGCTATTACACATTTCGTTTTAAGTAGCATTTATGAGCCAACTAAGCAGATTAGTGCGATGAATGATGCGTATAATAATCAAGATAAAGATGCTTTCTTTCAAGAGTTTGAAGTTAAAGAGGGCACTGTAGCAGATGCTCAAAATTTTTATGCGATTGTTAAAGAGTACGGTTGGACAAATTTGAGAAATCAACTTACATATGAAGTAGAACGTATTATGAATAATGAAAATCCAGATATTATATACAATGGGGGTGAATTTATTTCTGTACATAGTAAACCTATTTTATTTGGGTTGTATGACAGGGTTGAATTCATCATTATTCCGACTGAAGTGTTTATTTATGCACCTTTTAAAAATATGACTTTACAGTTTGGGGATAAGGAAATTGTCAGTAAGAGTGATGAGGAAAATGTAGGATTTGGTCACTATATTCCAGGAGAGTATGCTTGGTCTTATAGTTATGAAGGTGGTTATATACCTTTAGCAGACGAAGGAAAACTAATGCTTGAAGCACAAGCAGACAATATTGCACAAATTGATGTAGACTGGGGTTTCCAAACAGTATCTGTAGACTCCGATTTAGAGGATGCGATTTTATATGTAAATGGAAAATCGACTGAAAAAAAAGTAAGTGAATTAAGAGAGCTTTATCCTGCGAAACTAAATAGTAAAATAGAAGTTTATGCACAAAGTCAAGATAAAGATGGTAAAACGGTAAAGTCAGATGTATTGCCACTAGATAGTGATACTATTTATTTACCATTTGAACATATTCGAACGGAACAAAAATTAGCAGAACATGAAGATATCATAAGGGATATTTATAAAAATTTCCGCTCAGACTATTCCTCTGCTATTCGATACACAAATTTTGATTACATAGGTGATTATTTCAGAGAGGGAAGTAAAATAAAAAAAGATTATGCGAAATTTGTAACGGATCATGATAATATTCCTGGCTATAACTATGAATTTTTGTTAAATGAAATAATATCATTTAATACATTATCAGATAAACAATTTGAGTTACAGTCATATGAAACTTTTAATTATTCTTCAGATAAAGAAGGTTCTATTAACTATGAACGTAAAAAGAAATATATTTTCTCATTTGAAAATGGAAAATACTTTATTGATGAAATTGTGGATTTAGATACGAAAAAGACAAAATTATAG
- a CDS encoding class II fructose-bisphosphate aldolase produces MALVSMKEMLIKAKAEGYAVGQFNINNLEWTQAILQAAEEEKSPVILGVSEGAGKYMGGFISVVHMVKGLMESYGITVPVAIHLDHGSSFAKCKEAIDAGFTSVMIDASHHSFEENVKITSEVVEYAHAKGVSVEAELGTVGGDEDGVIGGIIYANPEECRKMVELTDIDCLAPALGSVHGPYKGEPNLGFKEMEEISKLADLPLVLHGGTGIPTKDIQRSISLGTAKINVNTENQIEATKVIREILDNDKVVYDPRKFLGPAREAIKATVIGKIREFGSAQKA; encoded by the coding sequence ATGGCATTAGTATCTATGAAAGAGATGTTAATTAAAGCAAAAGCAGAAGGTTATGCGGTTGGTCAATTCAACATTAATAACCTTGAATGGACTCAAGCAATTTTACAAGCAGCTGAAGAAGAAAAATCTCCAGTGATTCTTGGTGTTTCTGAAGGTGCAGGTAAATATATGGGCGGATTTATTTCCGTTGTTCATATGGTAAAAGGTTTAATGGAATCTTACGGTATTACAGTTCCTGTAGCGATTCATCTTGACCATGGTTCTAGCTTTGCAAAATGTAAAGAGGCAATTGATGCAGGCTTTACTTCAGTGATGATTGATGCATCACATCACTCATTTGAGGAAAATGTAAAAATTACTTCAGAAGTAGTAGAATACGCACATGCTAAAGGCGTTTCTGTGGAAGCAGAATTAGGAACAGTTGGTGGAGATGAAGATGGCGTAATCGGTGGTATTATTTATGCTAATCCAGAAGAATGCCGCAAAATGGTTGAACTGACAGACATCGATTGCTTAGCACCAGCACTTGGCTCTGTACATGGTCCTTACAAAGGAGAGCCAAACTTAGGCTTTAAAGAAATGGAAGAAATCTCTAAATTAGCGGATCTTCCACTTGTCTTACATGGTGGTACAGGTATCCCAACAAAGGATATTCAACGTTCCATTTCATTAGGTACAGCTAAAATCAACGTCAATACTGAAAATCAAATTGAAGCAACAAAAGTAATCCGTGAAATTCTAGACAACGACAAAGTTGTTTACGATCCACGTAAATTCCTTGGTCCAGCACGTGAAGCCATTAAGGCAACGGTTATTGGTAAAATTCGTGAATTTGGTAGTGCACAAAAAGCATAA
- the glpX gene encoding class II fructose-bisphosphatase, whose translation MERSLSMEVVRVTEAAAIASGKWMGRGLKIEADDAATTAMRKMFDTIPMHATVVIGEGEMDEAPMLYIGEELGLRNGGPKVDIAVDPLEGTNIVAKGTNGAMTVLAIADKGNLLNAPDMYMEKIAVGPEAAGKVDINASVTYNLLQVAKAKNKDISDVVATLLDRPRHQAIVDEIREAGARIKFIQDGDVGAAINTAFDETGIDIMFGTGGAPEGVISAVALKCLGGDFQAKLVPEDEEQLERCTKMGVDVEKVLYLDDLVKGDDAIFAATAVTDCELLKGVQYKGAYALTHSVVMRAKSGTVRFVEGRHALEKKPRY comes from the coding sequence ATGGAACGTAGTTTATCGATGGAAGTAGTACGAGTAACAGAAGCAGCAGCAATCGCATCCGGGAAATGGATGGGACGCGGTTTGAAAATTGAAGCAGATGATGCAGCAACAACAGCGATGCGCAAAATGTTCGATACAATTCCAATGCATGCTACAGTAGTAATTGGTGAAGGTGAAATGGATGAAGCACCAATGCTTTATATTGGTGAAGAACTTGGTTTACGAAATGGTGGTCCAAAAGTAGATATCGCAGTGGATCCTTTAGAAGGTACAAATATTGTGGCAAAAGGTACGAACGGTGCCATGACAGTACTTGCTATTGCAGATAAAGGCAATTTGTTAAATGCGCCAGACATGTACATGGAGAAAATTGCTGTAGGGCCAGAAGCGGCTGGAAAAGTGGATATAAATGCTTCTGTCACTTATAACTTATTACAAGTAGCAAAGGCTAAAAATAAAGATATTTCTGATGTAGTTGCTACTCTTTTAGATCGACCTCGCCATCAAGCAATTGTTGATGAAATTCGTGAAGCTGGCGCACGTATTAAGTTTATCCAAGATGGCGATGTTGGCGCAGCAATCAACACCGCTTTTGATGAAACGGGTATTGATATTATGTTTGGAACAGGTGGCGCTCCAGAGGGTGTTATTTCGGCAGTGGCCTTAAAATGCCTCGGTGGGGACTTCCAAGCAAAACTAGTACCAGAGGATGAAGAGCAATTAGAACGCTGCACAAAAATGGGTGTAGATGTTGAGAAAGTGCTTTATTTAGATGACCTAGTAAAAGGCGATGATGCTATTTTTGCAGCAACTGCTGTAACAGATTGCGAGCTTTTAAAGGGTGTTCAATATAAAGGTGCTTATGCCCTAACACACTCAGTAGTTATGCGAGCTAAATCCGGTACGGTTCGCTTTGTAGAAGGCCGTCACGCTCTTGAGAAAAAACCTAGATATTAA
- a CDS encoding DUF2529 family protein produces MSKILTTQLSGLLQRITQNEEEAIEETARLLAQAAIGEGHVYFACFGEMQVIESNASQAVEPFSKLAPWTSSTSLTEADRVCIFTRSAHDEEALALAQDLNKRFIPFAAVASEVANTENPLADLAYTYVSTRVKGGLLPNDLGQRIVVPHAIAGLFVYEAVKIAYDEMLGIDEEEL; encoded by the coding sequence ATGTCAAAAATTCTAACAACACAATTAAGTGGATTATTACAAAGAATAACACAAAATGAAGAGGAGGCTATTGAGGAAACAGCAAGACTCCTTGCACAAGCAGCCATTGGAGAAGGTCATGTGTATTTCGCTTGCTTTGGTGAAATGCAAGTTATTGAATCCAATGCATCTCAAGCAGTTGAACCATTTAGCAAATTAGCTCCTTGGACTTCGAGTACAAGCTTAACTGAAGCTGATCGTGTTTGCATTTTTACACGCAGTGCGCACGATGAGGAGGCACTGGCTTTAGCTCAAGACTTAAATAAACGGTTTATTCCTTTCGCTGCTGTTGCGAGTGAAGTAGCGAATACGGAAAATCCTCTTGCAGATTTGGCCTATACGTATGTTTCTACACGCGTTAAAGGTGGTTTATTGCCTAATGATTTAGGGCAAAGAATCGTTGTACCACATGCAATTGCTGGACTTTTTGTATATGAAGCAGTGAAAATTGCTTATGATGAAATGCTTGGTATTGATGAAGAAGAACTATAA
- the fsa gene encoding fructose-6-phosphate aldolase, giving the protein MKFFIDTANFEEIKEAHAWGILSGVTTNPSLVAKEENVSFHDRLREIAELVDGSVSGEVIALDAEGMIKEGLELAAIAPNITVKLPMTPAGLEACRFFANKGIKTNVTLIFSANQALMAARAGATYVSPFIGRLDDIGQNGVELIETIADIFTIHNIDTQIIAASVRHPQHVTAAALAGAHISTTPFKVLKQLFNHPLTEKGIEGFLTDWNTRKGE; this is encoded by the coding sequence ATGAAATTTTTCATTGATACAGCAAACTTTGAAGAGATTAAAGAGGCACATGCATGGGGTATTTTATCAGGGGTTACAACAAACCCATCATTAGTGGCTAAAGAAGAGAATGTTTCTTTCCATGATCGTCTTCGTGAAATAGCTGAGCTTGTTGATGGCTCTGTAAGCGGAGAAGTTATTGCACTTGATGCGGAAGGTATGATTAAAGAAGGTTTGGAATTAGCTGCGATTGCTCCAAACATAACAGTAAAGTTACCAATGACACCAGCTGGATTAGAGGCATGTCGTTTCTTTGCAAACAAAGGTATTAAAACAAACGTGACATTAATCTTTAGTGCGAACCAAGCATTAATGGCTGCGCGTGCAGGTGCTACATACGTATCACCATTTATCGGCCGTTTAGATGACATTGGTCAAAATGGTGTCGAGCTAATTGAAACAATAGCAGATATTTTTACCATTCATAATATCGATACGCAAATTATTGCTGCTTCTGTTCGTCATCCTCAGCATGTTACAGCAGCAGCTTTAGCTGGCGCACATATTTCAACTACACCGTTTAAAGTATTAAAGCAACTTTTCAACCATCCATTAACGGAAAAAGGAATTGAAGGATTTTTAACGGATTGGAATACGAGAAAAGGCGAATAA